Within Deltaproteobacteria bacterium GWA2_45_12, the genomic segment CATCAACAGCATGGCCAATGCCGCGCACTGGGAAACTTATGCCATTCCCGGAAAATCCGGTTCCGGGGAGATTTGCCTGAACGGCTGCCCTGCCCTGCTTTTTAAACCAGGAGATCAGGTCATCATTCTTTCACTCGAACAAATCCCCCGCGAAGACGCCGCCCAGATAAAGCAAAAGGTGGTGCATGTGGATGAAAAAAATAAAGTGGTGAGGGTGGAGATAAAAACGGGGAGTTATCCCACTCGGCATCTATGCCCCATCTAACCAACGATCCATCTCTAAAACCCTTCCGCCGTAAATTGCGGAAAGATCAGACCGATGCCGAAGCCAAAATGTGGCAACAATTAAGAAATAAACGATTGGATGGTTTTAAATTTTTTCGACAGTACAGTTGTGGGCCTTATATTTTGGATTTCTACTGCTCCGAGAAGCGCTTGGCTATTGAGCTAGATGGTAGCCAGCATTTAGCTGCAGAGCTTTATGACAAAGTTCGAACACAATACTTAAAAGAAAATAACATTGATGTGATCCGCTTTTGGAATAACCAAGTTTTGGAGGACATGGATGTTGTTTTGGAAACAATTTGGCAAAAACTAAATACGGAAAGTAACTTCCCCTAACCCCCTCTTATTCTAAGAGGGGGGATAAGAGAGAAAA encodes:
- a CDS encoding aspartate 1-decarboxylase, with product MSITVCTGKLHRVHVTQARLDYEGSITIDPLLMKAADIAPFQLLHINSMANAAHWETYAIPGKSGSGEICLNGCPALLFKPGDQVIILSLEQIPREDAAQIKQKVVHVDEKNKVVRVEIKTGSYPTRHLCPI
- a CDS encoding DNA-cytosine methyltransferase: MPHLTNDPSLKPFRRKLRKDQTDAEAKMWQQLRNKRLDGFKFFRQYSCGPYILDFYCSEKRLAIELDGSQHLAAELYDKVRTQYLKENNIDVIRFWNNQVLEDMDVVLETIWQKLNTESNFP